TTGAAGTTTGATGGAATAACTCTCCTACataaggatgaaatagtatagACCCCTTGGCAGTACACGACACACTGACATCATGCACAGATGCGCGCAAATCTTGGCTGCAGTAAGAAAGCCATCACCATCAATATAGCCTAGAGTTACATTTTTATTATTTGGGGTTCTCATATTCTTACATTTATGTTTGATTATTGCTTGAACAGTCGCTAAGATTATATTTGGTATTGATCTTTGCAAAATAACTTAATGCAGcagttgttagctagaatgctaacatTCATTGACAGGCTGTAGCAAAATAGCCATTTTACTGATTGAGGTTGAAGTGTTTAAAATATatgtaatgcagttgatttgcgATGTTGACAcaacattatattaagcaggacgtTCATATGAGCCTTAAAATCCAATCAATCCAAAAGTAGtatgaaatgcactcataagcaacatgTAAATAGAAGCTCTCTTTTGCTGGCATTCTATAAGAACTGTGTTCTGCCACCAACAATgtttgcaaacacagaaaggggtctaTACATTTACTTATAAAATAGCGTGCAGAACGCATCACAAGCATATGCAAATTGAGTGTGTAGCTTTTGTGATTCTGTGTGTTGTTCTTGACTTCGTTTCACACTGGCTATTTTGGCACTGTGTTTCTGGGGCTTGCCTGAAGTCTGTGCTAACCCTGCTCCAGAGCAGGGCCAGCTAGCCGTGAGCTAAGGTTGGTGCTAGCCCAAGAATGCACAAGTGTGAACAGACGCTTATCCCAAGGCTAAAATGTCCTTAGCCCTGGGCTAAGGACGTGCAGTGTGAACtcgagacagtcagacagacctgCGTAGCGGATCAGActttgtttacataagacaacacCTAATGCATTTTTTGAACTTAAGAAATTTGGCACCAAACACCTAAACTCCGtgttcccaaactcggtcctggggactaCAAGGGGTGCCCTTTGGGGGTTTTGCCCTAGCACTTTACAGCTGATTCAATTAATTGACTCATCAatatttgattatttgaatcagctgtgtagtgctaaggccAAAACCAAAACGTGTACCCCTTGGATTCCCGAGGACCGAGTTAGGGAAACGCTGCCTTAGCTATATGTAAAATTGCACCACTAAAAATGTCCAAATTAATTACAGCTTTCTTGAGTTAttcattctgactattttgaggaagtgattCTGGTTAGTTGCTATGGTGTCTCATGCGGGACAAATATCCAAAACTGCCACATCGAACCACCACACCCCCAAGACGGAAATTTAGTTTTTCATAATGGGCAACAGAGAAACACATGAGGAATCGGAATGTTCAGTCGTTCTTTAATGTGCTCGACTGTTGTATTTGTTGTGATGCTTTCCCAAATCGTGTGTGCTTGTTTAGTGACATCTACTGGCACATGCATCATATTAAGAAACATTTATATGGAGCATAGGCTACAGTGCAGTGCACTTGGGGCAAATCGATACTTTATAATTTACAATCAGGAAAGCACATTTGCAATTATGTAATATTCACAGTGCTTTGCCATGACTGATTAATACGAATGAAGCCATTTTATGCTAAACGTATTCGTCTCTGTCTATCCATGCAGAGCTCTGCAGTCTGCAGTGCCAATGGAAGTGGTTACAGCTGTGAGTTGCATTTGAACGTTTATTTAATAAATTGGCAACGACTGAAACCCCTTCAACTGTAGGCCTATCACAGAAACACCTGCTTTAAATGCCAATGTCTTGGAGAATGTCCATATCAATGTGGTCTACTGTTGTTTTCTATCAGTTTGTGCGTAAAACGGATTCCAATTCAGACCACTCATAGTTAATGCAGGTGTAGGCTATTCTATTTATTGAGCTATAGACCTATGCCTTGTccttatgtttgtgtgtgttacctaTCGAAGTTACCGCCTAGTGATATATATCACATATGGTATACGTCCGTGGTAGAGCAGTCATTTATGTCCCTCAGGTAGGATTTTGCTTTTTACGCTGACTGATGAGGACAGGAACAGCTGAGTGATTGCGTCGTGTGGGCCACGTGCTCTCTGGATGTTTGCGGGACTGTGTTATCTTTATTTAAGTAATAGTACCTCTGTCCATTATGCTCTCTCTCTATTGACAGATCCAAATGCCTGATCTCATTGATGCTTTGCTTATTGGTTTGTTGTTTGTGCTCTGACAGTACGCGTTCAGTAAAAGAAACGCATCCATCATGGTACTCTTCCAGCAGGTCTCTCCCTGGGAGTGCAAGAGTGGCATGAGCGTAGGACCCAAGCTCTGATTGAGAGGGGGAATGAACAGCACTCCGCCTGGATTACGGTTGGTGTGTGGACTTCATTTTATTGCCTGCTTTGTTTATTTTGTcgtgttttcctgctgtgtgtttgCTCTAGCTTGTTGAAACTGAGACAACTTGGTGAATTATCTTTCAGATGTAGGCTACTTACAGTGCAGGGTGTGTATCGCGATGTTCCAACAAGGAGAAGTTCCTTTTGACTGCGTAGTTATATAAATTACTTGTTTGTGTGCCTCATGTCAGTTCAAATATGTCAGTGAAATTATTCCGAGTTAATTTACTCAAAGATTATAAAAGTTTCGCTGAAGTATGTATTTTATAAATGCTCCTTTGTCAGAAGCTGTTTAGTAGCTCCTAAATCACTTCTCTACAATTATCATTTCAAATGTCATCCGTGAAATTAAAAACTAATGGAGGTGGAAATTGACATGCAAATTCTTTAGATGGAGTTATAAAACTAACTTTTAAACACAATGTATCTCATATTGTTCAGTTGGAAGCTCAGAATAACACTCAAGTGCGACTATTGTATTTTACTATTTAGTTTTCTCTCCTATTGTGTTTTACAAATAATTTTTTTCGCTGACTTTGTTCAATGGGGATTATGGGCCGAACACATGCCCCGTGCCTTTGTTTTTCCTTTCTGTTGTCTTTTTTCTACTGAGTGGGTAAATTGATGAAGGCACCACGGATAAAAGACAAATATGCATTGACAAGGGCTTTCGGGCAAAAGGTCATTAGGAGCTTCAGACTTATAGTTGGCTTTGCCTGATGCCAGCAGATTGACAATGACCCCCAGGTTACAATAATTGAACTGGGAGAATAGCAGCCAAGTCATGTCTTTAAACTACATTAAGAACTTTTACGAAGGATGTGTAAGTATTGTGATACCAAGAATATATAGAATATTGGACGATGGTCGTGGTCACTTTGAGCCCAGTGAGTTTTCTGAATTATTCATTCATATCATCTACCTGTACAATAGAGTGGATAGACTGTTGCATTTGTTGATAGATGACTAAGTATTACATATAGCAAAGTAAATATCCTACTTTCAGAATAGGTTTGTGTTTGAAACATGACAGATAACCTATTACCAAAATACTCCATGCATTACTGATTAATAAGCATGTTTGAAATTGTTTAATTTAGATCTGATATTTGGTCCATCTGCAATTTTTTCATGAGGGTGGTGTATTCCAATGTGTCATCTGTTCACAAATGTTTGTGTAATTCATGAAATGATAATCATACTTCTGCTTCCTCAATCAGTTTTCACACAATTTTTTATCTTTTAGAAACAAATGCTGTTTTAAAGCgtttttctgtgtctgtgtgtttgttttagctCAGGCCTCCGACAGTGATAGGCCAGTTCCACACACTGTTCTTTGGCTCTGTTCGGATGTTCTTTCTGGGCGTCCTGGGCTTTGCAGTCTATGGCAATGAAGCTCTCCATTTCAGCTGTGATCCAGACAGGAGGGAGTTAAATCTCTACTGTTACAACCAATTTAGGCCGATAACACCTCAGGTAAGACAGCTTCCTGCATTAACTTATCTGATATTAGAATACAAGCTAGACAGAAACTATTGGTAATATGTCAGGATCCACAAACAGTTGTGAATTTTCACTCTACCATCGTTATAATATTCTGATGATATTGTATAATGTGATTTAAACCCAACAGTATTCATTCCAATCATTAAGTTCCAGTTGAAGTCAATGTAAACAACAACGTCATTAACAGAGGGACTCAAAGTTGTGCTGTTGTTCAATGTGGACTTGTGAATAGGTTGTTTTTCCACTAGCCAGAATGTTATTCTGCTTGCAGGTATTCTGGGCATTGCAGTTGGTAACTGTTTTAGTCCCTGGAGCTGTATTTCATCTCTATGCTGCCTGTAAAAACATTGACCAGGAGGAAATCCTTCAGAGACCTACATACACTGTCTTCTACATCATCTCTGTCCTACTAAGAATTATTCTGGAAGTCATCGCTTTTTGGTTGCAGAGCCATCTCTTTGGTTTCCAGGTTCACCCACTCTACATGTGTGATGCCAGTGCCCTAGAAAAGACGTTCAATGTCACAAAATGCATGGTGCCAGAACACTTTGAAAAGACCATATTTTTAAGTGCAATGTACACTTTCACTGGGATCACGGTGCTGCTGTGTGTTGCTGAGATATTTGAGATACTCTGTAGGAGATTGGGTTATTTGACCAATCAATGACCTGTGTGTTATTTGCTACAGAGTAATTGGTCATATTTCAAATTTCTGTGTCTATCCAGGTCTCGCATGGACACCAAGGCCGAAAACTACATACCTCTGCTTTCTTTTGTTGGGAGTCGACACTCAGACACTTCTTTCCATAATCCCATTGTTTAAGTCAAGTCACACAGATTTAAACCTTATTTTGTCAATAGACTAATGATATTGTTGTGACAAATGCAGCTTTCAATCATTGGCCCACATAAGAAAGAAATGTGTTACCAGTAATTCTAATATTTTCCACATCCATACTTCAGTATTTGTACCCAGTGAAAAGTGTTATAGCATTGTTGTAGTCTTCTTAGGGGCCTATAGACAAACCTACATCCCACAGTAATGTAATCTAATTGTCCAGTACAACATATGGCCAATGTCGTGTCATCAATGGTAACATCCTGATACCCTACGACACAAGCTGAAAATGGGTCATTTTAAGGCATTTGGACTATGCCTTCAGATGAAAAAAAGGCAGGCAAAAATTTCACCTAATGAAGCTTAGATTTGATTTCAATATTTGGCCTTTATTATTTTTAGTTCATAATAAATTAGTAATTGTACATTTGTATGAATTGAAGTTCCGGACTATATAAAGGTTCTCAAATTAGTTTTAAATTTGAACGATTTTTTGCACATCCTTTGATTGTGAAATTAAGGTTTTGAAATACTATATATTGGAATGGTATCAATAACAGTTAAAGAAGATGGGTTTCCATGCTACCAGATTTATCATGCAGATTCTGCACATCACTGTAGATTTAAGTGTATATGCTGATAAGTTGCTGGTCACAGTGTGAATAGTTAACTCATATATTTGACTATTTTAAGACCCTTTTCATAGCTTGTAGTATTATGCTTTTGATTTTACCCTGTGCTGTTGCTGTACTGAAAATGATTACCTCTTTTGTTTTGTATCTGTAAGTTATTATCAGGCATCCATCCAACTTTTGTTATTATTTTCAGCTAAATGTATCATCTCAGGTACAATATGGCATACTGCTTTCTGGTATTTGTGACAGCTGGATAGTTTTAAAGTTTGCCTCTTTCATTTTGTATAAAAAGCTGCGGTAACTGTTAAAAGAAGCAATGACATTCATTTGGTTGTCAGTAAATCTGAGGAGTATTTTGGGGAAGTGGGATCAATTAGTTATCAAGCTAATTCCGGTATACACAGTCTGAAATTCTGCGGATTGTATTGTTGAAAGAGATGTTGAACTTGAAATAAGCTCAAATCCAGTTACCTTTATTAATCAGAAATCAGGCTTGATAGAAACTATGAATATCTAGCTCACAAAGTAATTAGTCTTGCATTCTGAAATACCCCACAAGGACCCATATCTGTTACGTaggttttttatttttactaatgTTTGCTTGCAATGTTTACATTTCTTAGCGTAATTTCATTACATCTATTGTCTGTTTTGACTGAGTGTTCTTTATAAAATGCATAAAACTTCTCAGCTTTGTTTAATAAAAGGTGCACATTTTATGACCAACTCATATCTTAGGACAATATTGTTGTACAGTATGATGTttcaaaaaaaaatctgtttgtgttgctttTTAGCTCAGGATCAAACATTTTCTTACGTTTCAAAAGTATCAGTTAGATGATTTCTTTGTTGTTGTTAGAGGTGGTGCTATGCTGCAGCTTTTTTGTACTGACATTTTTTTGTATTGACAAAGCAATCCTACAATAACAGGACAGCTGCATCCCCAGTTTCAGTTGTTTTCTATACATACCCAGTGTTTATGATAGCCCCATGCTatctcttggggggggggggaggtgaaTATGCAGTGTAATCACAGCAGATCATTGTGGTGTCGAACAACTCCCCAAAACACAAGCTGCATGCAGTTCCTTGATGACAGTTTACTGCACAGGTATGCCATAATTCTCATTGATTGTTATTACATTCATATTATAATATTGTTGGCTACACAGCTCTTGAGATTACAAGTGGTATGCATTGCAGTACACAGTAATGAATATATCAATATGATGCTGTTTTGCTTTGATAGTCCTCCGGTCCTGGAGATGGCGCTATACGTATTGAACAAGGAGCAGAAGAATTCTTCGATATTAGGAACACTTTTTAGAGCTAACTAACGATCCACATTTCGATTGTTGGTTAATCTGTTATAGTTAGTGTTATTGATATTCTTAGAGATGGCTCTTCCACCACAGCTAAAAGCCATTCAGCACTATCTAAGAACTGCACAGGAACATGAGAAGAGGGATCCTGTCGTGGCTTATTACTGTGAGTTTGTACTAGCCAACTCGGCTGACGTTAGTTGCCAATCATCTGTAAACGTATCGGCATAACTATGCATCGTCAAGTcaaatagctaacgttaggtaACTAACTATTGCGAACATGTAAATCCGTAATGTTATGAGATACGTAgagaggtagctagctaacgttagctatggaATCATAACACCAGGTAGTTAATGGTAGCGGCTAACGAATTATCTTGCGAGCTACAACTTTGACAAGTTGTCTTGCCTACAGTCTTACTAGTGGGTAGCTAAGTAAACGCACTTCCTGGACCTTTGCTTGCCTCCGTCGGCTTTTTGCTTCCACAAAAGTAGTCGAGGTGCATAGCATTTATTACTAGTTAATGTTAGTTGTTAGCCAACTGGTTTAGAAAGGTCAGCTTTAGACAATGCTCAAAGTAACattagtagctaacgttagctagctaacatgcttTGCCACCTTTGCGAAAAAGCAGTTTATATGGTAAGATCATGGCTGGTTATTTGGCTTGCCAGACAGCGTAAGGAAGATATGTGCCTAACGTTGGGTACATTTTGTGACATTCCCTTTTCTCTAGAAGAATAAACATAACAAAACGTCCTCAAATTACTTGATTTAGCCCTCTCCTGCAACCTAAAATGCTTTCTGATGGATTGCCGGTAGTTTATTTACACAAATGACGTTATGCCTTCAAAATATTATGACCCACAGCCACCTAAATTTAAAacgggatacttcgggattttgtcaTTGATGCccgttatctacttccccagagttagattaacttgtggataccatttttatgtatcGGTGTCCAGTATAAAGGAAGTTGTTTTGTATGCTGATTATTCAATACAATAACAAGTTAAAGTTGATAAGAATGTCTTTACTTCAGCATCTTTGGGTAGCATGCGTACAGCTCCATTCAGTGCGTAAAGCCTAATTTAGCTCACTCCTCACTACAGTAAAATACACAACAGCAGCGCCATCTATTGGCGTGGCAATATCTCGTAAcagaagttagaggtagtttcgcaaaccaatgctaactagcgttaacgtactagcagatacccatag
This portion of the Salvelinus fontinalis isolate EN_2023a chromosome 27, ASM2944872v1, whole genome shotgun sequence genome encodes:
- the gje1a gene encoding gap junction epsilon-1 protein isoform X4; the encoded protein is MTEKEVTPVLRVMCSIVNATHILFHRAGLSLGVQEWHERRTQALIERGNEQHSAWITLRPPTVIGQFHTLFFGSVRMFFLGVLGFAVYGNEALHFSCDPDRRELNLYCYNQFRPITPQVSHGHQGRKLHTSAFFCWESTLRHFFP
- the gje1a gene encoding gap junction epsilon-1 protein isoform X1, which translates into the protein MTEKEVTPVLRVMCSIVNATHILFHRAGLSLGVQEWHERRTQALIERGNEQHSAWITLRPPTVIGQFHTLFFGSVRMFFLGVLGFAVYGNEALHFSCDPDRRELNLYCYNQFRPITPQVFWALQLVTVLVPGAVFHLYAACKNIDQEEILQRPTYTVFYIISVLLRIILEVIAFWLQSHLFGFQVHPLYMCDASALEKTFNVTKCMVPEHFEKTIFLSAMYTFTGITVLLCVAEIFEILCRRLGYLTNQ
- the gje1a gene encoding gap junction epsilon-1 protein isoform X2 — protein: MTEKEVTPVLRVMCSIVNATHILFHRGLSLGVQEWHERRTQALIERGNEQHSAWITLRPPTVIGQFHTLFFGSVRMFFLGVLGFAVYGNEALHFSCDPDRRELNLYCYNQFRPITPQVFWALQLVTVLVPGAVFHLYAACKNIDQEEILQRPTYTVFYIISVLLRIILEVIAFWLQSHLFGFQVHPLYMCDASALEKTFNVTKCMVPEHFEKTIFLSAMYTFTGITVLLCVAEIFEILCRRLGYLTNQ
- the gje1a gene encoding gap junction epsilon-1 protein isoform X3; the protein is MNSTPPGLRLLRPPTVIGQFHTLFFGSVRMFFLGVLGFAVYGNEALHFSCDPDRRELNLYCYNQFRPITPQVFWALQLVTVLVPGAVFHLYAACKNIDQEEILQRPTYTVFYIISVLLRIILEVIAFWLQSHLFGFQVHPLYMCDASALEKTFNVTKCMVPEHFEKTIFLSAMYTFTGITVLLCVAEIFEILCRRLGYLTNQ